AACGGGCGACGATGCCCAGGTTGTGCGTAATCAAAATAAGAGCGGTGTTGAGCCGCTGGGTAATGCCGCGGATTAGCTCCAGCAATTGCGCCTGGATGGTGACGTCGACCACGGTGGTGGGTTCATCGGCGATAATCAGTTCCGGCTCGCAGGAAATGGCCAGGGCAATCATGGCGCGCTGGCGCATGCCGCCGCTGAACTGGTGCGGGTACTCTTTCACCCGCTGGTCGGGCTGGGGAATGCCCACCAGTTTGAGCAGCCGTACCGCTTCTTCCCACGCCTCGGCGCCGTGCAGGTCGCGGTGCTGTTCCAGCGCCTCGGTTATCTGGCGGCCGATGGTCAATACCGGGTCGAGCGAGGTCAGCGGCTCCTGGAAAATCATGGCGATGCGGTCGCCGCGGATATCCAGCAGCTTGTCCCTGGGCATGGTTACGATGTCCTGCCCGTCGAACATGATTTTACCGCTCACTATCTTGCCCGGGGGGTCCGGGATAAGGCGGAGGATGGAAAGGGCGCTTACGGTCTTGCCGCAGCCGCTTTCCCCCACCAGGGCGATAGTCTCCCCCCGGTTCACGGCATAAGACACGCCGTCAACCGCCTTGACGATGCCGTCCTGGGTGTGAAACTGGGTGGAAAGGTTAAGGACTTCCAGTAATGGTTTTTCACTCATCTTCTTAACCTCGGGTCAAGGGCGTCACGGAGTCCGTCACCCAGGAAGGTGAAGGATAACATCAGTATGGCGATGGCGATAGCCGGGAAAAGGACGAGGTGCGGCGCCGCGAAAATAACGTTATTGCCGTCCCTTATCATGGCGCCCCAGCTGGGTGTGGGCGGCTTGACGCCGATGCCGATGTAGGCCAGCGCCGCCTCCGCGAAAATGGCGCGCGGGATGTTGAAAGTGACCGCCACGATAATCGGGCCGAGTGAATTGGGGATGAGATGGCGCATGGTAATATAGCTGCCGAAGCCGCCGAATACCCGCGCCGCTGTCACAAAGTCACGCTGCTTCAAAGCCAGGGTCTGGCCCCGCACCAGACGGGCGACATTCACCCAGGAAACGAGGCCGATGGCCAGGAATATCATGTAGATGCTGCCGCCCAGGATGCTGCGCAGAAGGATGATGAGCAGCAGGTCCGGGAAGGCGTAAACCACATCCACGAAGCGCATCATCAGGTTATCTACTTTACCGCCGGCGGCGCCGGAAATAGCCCCTAAAGGCAGGCCGATGCCGATTACTATAAGCTGGGTAAAGATGCCTACCGCCAGGGAGGTGCGTGCGCCGAAAATCAGCCGCGTTAAAACATCCCTCCCCAGCTCATCCGTGCCCAGCCAGTGTGCCGCGCTGGGGCCCTTGAGGACACTGTTCAGGTCCTGGCTGGCGAAGTCATACCGGCTGAAGAAGGGGTAAATGATGGTGGTAAGTGCAATGAAAATGATGATAATGCCGCCGGTTATCGCCAGACGGTTCCGCTTGAGCCGGATAAAAGCATCGCTCCAGAGGCTGCGGTGCGGCCGGATTGAATCTGTAATTACTGTCACGGTTTCATTCCTCAATCAAAACGTATCCGCGGGTCTATCACCGCGTAAAAAACATCAACGATAAGGTTGATGGCGGCTACCGCGAACGCATAAAACAAAATACTTCCCATGATCAGCCCGTAATCGCGCGCGAAGACCCCGTTAACGAAGAGCCGTCCGATGCCGGGTATGGAGAAAAGGTTTTCAATAATAAAAGACCCGGAGATAAGGAAAGCCAGCTCCGGGCCGGCCACGGTAATCACCGGTATCAGGGAGTTGCGCAGGATATGGCGGAAAAGGATAACGTGCTGCCGGATGCCCATAGCCTGGGCGGTGCGTACATAGTCCTGCCGCATTACTTCCAGCGTGCTGGCCCGCGTAATGCGTGCGATGAAAGCGGCCGGCAGGGTGGCCAGGGCAAAAGCGGGCATGATAATCTGCTTGACGCTCCCCCAGCCGCCGGTAGGGAGCCAGTGCAGCTTCACGGAAAAAATAATAATAAGCAATATTCCCAAAACAAAGCCGGGAATACTGGCAAAAATGGTGGAAAATAATACGGAGAGATAATCAATTATTGAATTTTGTTTGAGGGCGGCCGCCATTCCCAGGGGAATGCCGATGATAATAGCCAGGGCGAAAGCTACTACTCCCAGGGTGGCTGTCTTGGGCAGCCCGGTCAATAAAATGGAGGTCACGCTGCGGTCCTGGCGGGAATAGGATACCCCCAAATCGCCGTGGAGCAGGTTTACCAGATAATCGCCGAACTGGACGAAAAACGGCTTGTCCAGCCCGTACTTCTTATTGAGGGCGTCCACCACCTGTGGGGCCAGGGTCTTTTCTTTATCCCACGGCCCGCCGGGGACGAGATGCATCAGGGAGAAGGTGATAAAGCTGACCACCAGCAAGACCACGATAAGCCAGAATATACGGTGGATTATGAATTTTGTCATCTCGTCCTAACAGGGAGAACCAGGGGAACCATTTCAGCCCCCTGATTCTCCCCTAAAGCTGCTTTTTCAGCGGTTATTACTTTATATAGACGTTGGCGAAGAACATGTCGCCGGGGGCGTCCCCGTCCATGCCGGTGTATTTCAGACCCTGGACGGAAGGTTTAACCAGGCGGAAACGCTCGCGGTACTGGATGAAGAGGACGGGAGCATCATCCACGATCATTGCCTGAGCGTCGGCCCACAGCGCCAGACGTTTGGTATTGTCAAGCTCTTGCTTGGCCTGAACACAAAGATCATCGAAGGCCCCGTTGCTGTAGCCGGTGTGGTTGTTGCCGGCGCCGGTGCCGAACAGTTCCGGCAGCCAGTTATCGGGGTCGGGATAGTCCGCGCCCCAGCCGTACCACGCCCAGGTGTATTGCTCGGCGTTGACGGCCTCGGTGAAGGCCTTGCGCTCCATCGGCTCAATAGAAACGTCGATGCCCAGGTTGACTTTAATCTGGTTCTGGACGAACTGGGCAATCGTCGGGTTGACGCCGGTATCGGCATACTGGAGCCGCAGTTCCGGCACATCGCTGCCGTCCTCTTTGTAGCCGGCGGCCACCAGGAACTCTTTGGCTTTGGTCACGTTAAAGTGGTAGTCGGCCCCCAGGCTGGCATCGTAGCCAGGCATGCCCGGCGGAATCCAGCTGTAAGCCGGTTGGCCTACGCCCGCCCGCACGTTATTGATGAAAGACTCGCGGTCAATGGCGGCGTTCAGCGCCTTGCGCAGGTTCTTGTTATTAAAAGGCTCCACGTTGACGTTGAACTGGAAGGCGAAGGTGACCAGCTCCGGATAACGCAGGATTTCTTTACTCAGGGTCGCGTCGTCCATGACGGATTGTTCGATGCCGGCCGGGACCTGGGAGATATCCAGCTCGTTGTTCAGGTAGGCGGCATACTCCGAGTTGATATCCGTAATCATCTTGAGGACCACCTGGTCCAGCTTGGGTTTGGTGCCCCAGTAATTGGTGTTCTTCACCAGGGTGATATGGTCTTCATGCGCCCATTCCGTCATGATGAAGGGGCCGTTGCCGATGTAATGCGCCGGCTCCGTCCACTGGTCGCCGTACTGCTCGATGATGTCCTGGCGAACGGGGTAAACGGGCCAGAGGGCCATCAATTGCAGGAAGGTGGGGCGGGGGGCGTAAAGTTTGATTTCCAGGGTGGTGTCATCGATAGCTTTAACACCGATAGCATCCTTGAGCTGTGCTTTGGTGGCGTCATCGGCATCGATAGCCGAATAGTAAGTTTCACCGCCGACGATGTCGAAATAGAACGATGTGTATTCAGCCGCCAGGTCGGGGCTGAAAAGGCGTTTAATACTGTATTCATAGTCGCTTGCGGTGACCTTCTGGCCGTCGCTCCAGGTGACCTTGGAGTTCAGTTTGAAGGTGTAGGTCTTGCCATCGGCGGAGATGCCCTTGTTGGCCACGGTGGGGATTTCCTTAGCGCCGACGGCGGTGAGGCTCAGGTCCTGGTTGAAGCCGAGCAGCCCTTCAAAGACCTGCATGATAACGGTGCGCTCGGTGGACCATGAGGCGCGGTTGGGATCGATCTGGGAAGGCTCTCCCGAGATATTGGCGCGCAGTACTTGCGGCGTGGAGGAGGTGGATGAAGAACAGGAGGGAAGCACCACCAGCGCGGCAATTACCACAAGAGAGAAGAAAAGAGTAAGTAATTTCTTGACCATTGTTCCTCCTTTTTTATTTTTCCGGGCAAATCACGCTTCGCCCGATTCCATAACTTAAGAAAGCAGGAAATATATTAAAAAAGGCGGATAGCTACCACCTTTGTGTTGGAGAAGAGAACACCCCCCTTTCAGCGATATAACTTTAGAATTATATCTTTAATATTATAACCACAAACTTTGCATATATCAAAAAAATGTTTCTGTATTGTTAAGATTAGCTTAATATATGTGTTTTTTTTAAGAATGTCAAGGGCAAAGCTGATATTTTGCCCCGCCCGCCTCAGAAATAT
This genomic interval from Dehalococcoidales bacterium contains the following:
- a CDS encoding ABC transporter ATP-binding protein, with the translated sequence MSEKPLLEVLNLSTQFHTQDGIVKAVDGVSYAVNRGETIALVGESGCGKTVSALSILRLIPDPPGKIVSGKIMFDGQDIVTMPRDKLLDIRGDRIAMIFQEPLTSLDPVLTIGRQITEALEQHRDLHGAEAWEEAVRLLKLVGIPQPDQRVKEYPHQFSGGMRQRAMIALAISCEPELIIADEPTTVVDVTIQAQLLELIRGITQRLNTALILITHNLGIVARYARRVYVMYAGHIVENGSALDIYHNPSHPYTRGLLGSVPRLDEPRKTRLQPIEGQPPDMISPPPGCAFNPRCTHAMDICRQTFPPVTEITPGHFVACYLVTPDRTE
- a CDS encoding ABC transporter permease, with translation MTVITDSIRPHRSLWSDAFIRLKRNRLAITGGIIIIFIALTTIIYPFFSRYDFASQDLNSVLKGPSAAHWLGTDELGRDVLTRLIFGARTSLAVGIFTQLIVIGIGLPLGAISGAAGGKVDNLMMRFVDVVYAFPDLLLIILLRSILGGSIYMIFLAIGLVSWVNVARLVRGQTLALKQRDFVTAARVFGGFGSYITMRHLIPNSLGPIIVAVTFNIPRAIFAEAALAYIGIGVKPPTPSWGAMIRDGNNVIFAAPHLVLFPAIAIAILMLSFTFLGDGLRDALDPRLRR
- a CDS encoding ABC transporter permease, whose translation is MTKFIIHRIFWLIVVLLVVSFITFSLMHLVPGGPWDKEKTLAPQVVDALNKKYGLDKPFFVQFGDYLVNLLHGDLGVSYSRQDRSVTSILLTGLPKTATLGVVAFALAIIIGIPLGMAAALKQNSIIDYLSVLFSTIFASIPGFVLGILLIIIFSVKLHWLPTGGWGSVKQIIMPAFALATLPAAFIARITRASTLEVMRQDYVRTAQAMGIRQHVILFRHILRNSLIPVITVAGPELAFLISGSFIIENLFSIPGIGRLFVNGVFARDYGLIMGSILFYAFAVAAINLIVDVFYAVIDPRIRFD
- a CDS encoding peptide ABC transporter substrate-binding protein, yielding MVKKLLTLFFSLVVIAALVVLPSCSSSTSSTPQVLRANISGEPSQIDPNRASWSTERTVIMQVFEGLLGFNQDLSLTAVGAKEIPTVANKGISADGKTYTFKLNSKVTWSDGQKVTASDYEYSIKRLFSPDLAAEYTSFYFDIVGGETYYSAIDADDATKAQLKDAIGVKAIDDTTLEIKLYAPRPTFLQLMALWPVYPVRQDIIEQYGDQWTEPAHYIGNGPFIMTEWAHEDHITLVKNTNYWGTKPKLDQVVLKMITDINSEYAAYLNNELDISQVPAGIEQSVMDDATLSKEILRYPELVTFAFQFNVNVEPFNNKNLRKALNAAIDRESFINNVRAGVGQPAYSWIPPGMPGYDASLGADYHFNVTKAKEFLVAAGYKEDGSDVPELRLQYADTGVNPTIAQFVQNQIKVNLGIDVSIEPMERKAFTEAVNAEQYTWAWYGWGADYPDPDNWLPELFGTGAGNNHTGYSNGAFDDLCVQAKQELDNTKRLALWADAQAMIVDDAPVLFIQYRERFRLVKPSVQGLKYTGMDGDAPGDMFFANVYIK